From Molothrus ater isolate BHLD 08-10-18 breed brown headed cowbird unplaced genomic scaffold, BPBGC_Mater_1.1 matUn_MA120, whole genome shotgun sequence, the proteins below share one genomic window:
- the LOC118701036 gene encoding olfactory receptor 14A16-like, which yields MSNSSCIRHFLLLALADTRQLQLLHFCLLLGISLAALLGNGLIISAVACGHHLHTPMFFFLLNLALSDLGSICTTVPKAMHNSLWGTSNISYTGCAAQLFFFLFCISAEYFLLTIMCYDRYVSICKPLHYGTLLGSRACAHMAAAAWASAFLNALMHTANTFSLPLCHGNALGQFICEIPQILKLSCSQSNLRELGLIVVSCCLSFGCFVFIVFSYVQIFRAVLRIPSEQGRHKAFSTCLPHLAVVSLFLSTAIFSYLKPPSISSPSLDLALSVLYSVVPPALNPLIYSLRNQELKAAVWTLRTRWFQEH from the coding sequence atgtccaacagcagctgcatcaggcacttcctcctgctggcattggcagacacgcggcagctgcagctcctgcacttctgcctcttgctgggcatctccctggctgccctccttggcaacggcctcatcatcagcgccgtagcctgtggccaccacctgcacacgcccatgttcttcttcctgctcaacctggccctcagcgacctgggctccatctgcaccactgtccccaaagccatgcacaattccctctggggcaccagcaacatctcctacacaggatgtgctgctcagctctttttctttctcttctgcatCTCAGCAGAGTATTTCCTGctgaccatcatgtgctacgaccgctacgtgtccatctgcaaacccctgcactacgggaccctcctgggcagcagagcttgtgcccacatggcagcagctgcctgggccagtgcctttctcaatgctctcatgcacacggccaatacattttccctgcccctgtgccatggcaatgccctgggccagttcatctgtgaaatcccacagatcctcaagctctcctgctcacagtCCAACTTGAGAGAACTGGGGCTCATTGTTGTTAGTTGCTGTTTaagttttggttgttttgtgttcattgttttctcctatgtgcagatcttcagggctgtgctgaggatcccctctgagcagggacggcacaaagccttttccacctgcctccctcacctggctgtggtctccctgttcctcagcactgccatATTTTCTTACCTGAAGCCCCCCTCTATCTCGTCCCCGtccctggatctggccctgtcagttctgtactcggtggtgcctccagccctgaaccccctcatctacagcctgaggaaccaggagctcaaggctgcagtgtggacaCTGAGGACTAGATGGTTTCAGGAGCATTAA